GCACGGGCAAGACATCCATCGCGCATGTCATCGCCAATTCCACGAACGCCGCCTTTGTCGAGGTTTCGGCCGTTTCGGGTACGGTGGCAGACCTGCGGCGCGAGATCAAGGCGGCAGAGGAGCGGCTTCTTGCCTTCAAGCGTCGCACCATCCTCTTCATTGACGAGATTCACCGCTTCTCGCGCTCGCAACAGGATGCCCTGCTGCACGCCGTCGAAGATCGCATCGTAATCCTGGTTGGCGCGACGACGGAGAATCCCTTCTTCGAGGTCAACTCGGCGCTCATCTCTCGCTCGCGCATCGTCGAGCTCAAGCCCATCGGCAATCACGGCATCAAGATGCTCGTCAAGCGTGCGCTCGAGGACGAGCGTGGCCTTGCCGACGAGTACGAGATTACCGATGATGCGCTCAACGCCATCGTCATCACTGCAGGTGGCGATGCCCGTACGGCGCTCACGACGCTCGAGATCGCGGCCGCCGTCACGGAGCCGGGGGAGAAGATCGATGTCGAGCAGGTTCGTGAGGCATCGCCGCGCCGCCAGCTTCCCTACGACAAGGATGGCGACACGCACTACGACGTCATCTCGGCCTTCATCAAGTCGATGCGGGGCAGCGACCCTGATGCGACCGTCTACTGGCTTGCGCGCATGATCGAGGGCGGAGAGGATCCGCGCTTCATCGCGCGCCGCATCTTCATTCTGGCAAGTGAGGATGTGGGCCTTGCCGACCCGCGTGCGATTACGATCGCCGCGGCGGCATTCAAGTCGGCCGAGAGCATCGGGTACCCCGAATGCCGCATCAACCTGGCCGAAGCGGCCATCTACATGGCGCTTGCCCCCAAATCCAACGCGGCCTACCTCGCCATCGACGCCGCACTCAAGGAGGTGCGCGAAGGCCCGTTACGTAGCGTTCCGCCCCACCTGCGCGACCGTCATCGTCCCGGCTCCGAGAATTACGGCACCTATCTGTATCCCCATGACTACCCGAATGCCCAGGTCGAGCAGCAGTACCTACCCGATGGCCTCGAACGCGGATGCTTCTACAAACCGACCAGCATCGGCTGGGAAAAGCTCCGCTTCCCGAACGAGGGATAGGTTAGTTGCGCGCAGGCGGGCTGTCGAACGGAGGTACAAGGGAGCGCGCCGTAAAGACCGCGAAGCGGGCTGTCGGGAAGCGACCGTCGAAGTGAGACAGCACGCCTGCGCGCAAACCAAGCGGATTCTTTATGCGCAAAAGAGGACATCGCGTTTCGCAAGCGGGGCAAACTGCGCTATCATCTAGGTCTGTATATGCACACGTGAACCCGATACGATTTTGGGGGCTTTCATGGGAGACTTTCTTTCACAGGCATGGCCGTTCGCGGCAGCCGTACTCGTTATTCTGGGCATCGTTGCCCTCGTCTTTCTCATCATCATCCTCTATCGCGCGAGCGTGACGATGAAGTCGGTCCAGAACATCGCCGCTGACGCCGAGAAAGAGGTTGCGCCTGCACTTACCAAGGTCAACCCCATGGTGGACAAGGCCGAGCTCATGCTCGATACGGTCAATCTCGAGATGCTGCGCGTTGACGCCATACTCGAGGACGTCGAGCAGATCACCGATGTCGCTGGCAAGGCCGCCACTACGGTCGATGCCGTGACCTCCGCACCTGCCGAGGCCGTGACCTCGATTGTCGATCGCATTCGCGGTTCGCTTGGCACCAAGCGCAGCAACAAGGTGAAGCAGGAGCGTCTGGTCTATCCCATCGGTGGCGCGCGCGAGACGGACGAGCAACCCGCGCAGGACGCCCAGTCGCAGACGAGCCCTGCCGATGACGAGGCGATGAAGGCCGCCGCCCAGCAGGCCGCAGATACTGCAGCCGAAGGCGTGGTAGTCGAGGAAGTCGACATCGTCATCGAGGCAAACGGTCAGGCTGTCCCGCATGCGCCTGCTCAGGAGGAGCATGACGAGGCTGCGGCCACCTCGACCAAAACCGCGTAACACGTATCTCATATCCCTATAGAAGCACGAACAAGCAAGGAGCATCATGGCGTCCAAACCCATCACGTCCGCAGAGATTCGCGAGGCATATCTGAATTTCTTCGAGGAAAAAGGCTGCCAACGCTGGCCATCATCCTCGCTCATCCCCGATGACCCATCCTTGCTGCTCACCGTTGCGGGCATGGTGCAGTTCAAGCCCTACTTCCTGCAGCAAAAGCACCTCGATCCCCGCTACGTGGGCACGACCACCGCACAGAAGTGCGTGCGCACCAATGACATCGACATCATTGGCACGGATGGCCGTCATCTCTCGTTCTTCGAGATGCTCGGCAACTTCAGCTTCGGCGCATACTTCAAGAAGGAAATGTGCGCCTGGGCCTATGAGTTCTCCGTCGACGTGCTCGGTCTCGACCCCGATCGCATCTATGTCACGATCTACGAGGAGGACGAGGAGACCGCCGACATCTGGCAGGAGGTTGGCGTCCCGGCGGACCACATCTCGCGCCTCGGCGCCGACGATAACTTCTGGGTTGCCGGCCCCACCGGCCCCTGCGGTCCGTGCTCCGAGCTCTACTATGACCAAGGCGAGGACGTTGGCTGCGGCAGCCCGGATTGCAAGCCCGGCTGCGATTGCGATCGCTTCCTCGAGTATTGGAACCTCGTCTTTACGCAGTTTGACCGCCAGGAAGACGGCACGATGATTCCGCTCGAGAAGAAGAACATCGATACGGGCCTCGGCCTCGAGCGCATGGCCGCCATCATGCAGGGCGTGAGCTCCAACTTCGACACCGACATCCTCCATGGCCTCATCGAGGTAGGAGAGCGCCTGAGCGGCCGTCACTATGGCGATGACGAGCTCACGGATCTCTCGTTGCGCATCATGGCCGATCATTCCCGCGCCATCGTCTTCATGATCGGCGACGGCATCCTGCCCTCCAACGAGGGACGCGGCTACGTCCTGCGCCGCTTGCTGCGCCGCGCCGTGCGCCATGGCCGTCTCATCGGCATCGAAGGCCCCTTCCTCAAGAGCTTCCTCGACGCCATCTGCACGGAGATGGGCGCGGTATACCCGGAGATCATCGAGAACAAGGCCCTCATCGAGAAGGTGCTGCTCTCCGAGGAGGAGCGCTTCAATCGCACGATCGATACGGGCATGCATTACCTCGAGGAGACCATCGAGGATATGGACGAGGGTGACGTGCTCGATGGCGTCGCCGCCTTCACGTTGCACGATACCTATGGTTTCCCCGTCGAGCTCACCGCCGAGATTTGCCTCGAGCACGGAATTAGCGTCGATATGGAGGGCTTCGAGCGCGAGATGACCGCCCAGCGCGAGCGTGCGCGTGCGGCGCGCAATGACGAGGCCTGGAATGGTTTCGGCGACATCTTCACGCACATCCTTGACGTGCACGGGCCGAGCGAGTTCGTGGGCTACAAGGATGACGAGTGCGACGCACGCATCGTCGACATCATCGTCGATGGCTCGATTGTCGATGAGGCCAACGAGGGCGACGAGGTCGCCATCGTGCTCGACAAGACGCCGTTCTATGGCGAGATGGGTGGCCAGGTGGGAGACACCGGCACCATCACGAGCGAGCTTGGCACCATCGTCATCGATGACACGAAGCGCCCGGAGGAGGGTCTGCCCGTCCACTACGGCACGGTCACGTCGGGCTCCATGCACAAGGACGACGTCGTGCACGCCGCCATCGACAAGCGCCGTCGCGCGCTCATCGCCCGCAACCACACGGCGACGCACATCTTGCAGCGTGCGCTCACCGAGGTGCTCGGCGAGCATGTCAAGCAGGCCGGTTCGCTCGTCGCACCTGACAGGCTACGCTTCGACTTCACGCATTTCGAGCCCATGACGCACGAGCAGATCCTCGAGGTCGAGCGCATCTGCAACAACATCATCATGTCCGACCTGCCCGTATACGCCTACGAGACCTCGCTTACCGCCGCGCGCGAGGCAGGCGTCCTTGCGCTCTTCGGCGAGAAGTACGGCGAGTTCGTTCGCGTCATCGAGACGGGCACCTTCTCCAAGGAGCTCTGCGGCGGAACGCACGTGGGCAACACGAGCGAGATCGGCCTGTTCAAGATTACGCAGGAGACCTCGATTGGCGCCAACACGCGCCGTCTCGAAGCCGTGACGAGCATCAAGGCCTACGAGTACATGTCGCGCATGGAGGAGGAGCTGCGCGAGACCGCGCGCTTCCTCAAGGTGCCGCCCCTCGATGTCTCCGAGCGCGTCGCGAAGATGCAGACGCAGCTCGACGAGCTCGAGGGCATGCGCAAACGTCGCATGAAGGCGGCTGCCGAGGGCAGCGTCACCGATTTCGTCAAGGCCGCGGCTCAGGTCGATGGCTACAAGCTCATCGTTGCCGATTTGGGCGAGTCCGTTGTCCAGGGCATGCGCGAGATGTGGGACATCGTCAAACAACGTGCTGGCGGTGAGCCCTTTGCCGTCGTGCTCTTCGCGCGCAATCCCGAGGGCGGAAACCCGCTCATGTTGGCTGCCGGTACGCAGGATGCCGTCGATGCCGGCTTCAACGCCAAGGACGTTATCGCAAACGTCGCGCCGCTCATCGGTGGCGGTGGCGGCGGCAAGCCCGCGATGGCCCAGGCAGGCGGAAAGAACGCCGAGGGCATACCGGCGGCTATCGAGAAGGCGAAGGAGCTCTTCGGCATCTAGCCGTACGTATGCGAGTCTTGGGGCTTGACATAGGGGAGAAGCGTATCGGCGTTGCCGTTGCCGATACGACGACGGGCCTTGCCATGCCGCTGCGGGTCATGAATGCCCAAGAGGTGATTGACAACGCGCAACCCTGGCGCATGCTCGTGCAGGATAACGAGCCGGACTTGCTCGTCTGCGGTCTTCCCAAGACCATGCGGGGGGCTACGGGCCAGCAAGCGACGCGTATTCGAGAGCTTGCCGAGCGCATCGCGCAAAGCTGCGGCGTGCCGCTCGAGTTTGCCGACGAGCGCCTGAGCAGTGCGGAGGCAAAGCGCGTGCTTTGTGCGCAAGGGCTTTCCGAGCGCGAGATGCGCGGCAAGATCGACAGCGTGGCTGCCTCGCTCTTTCTCGAGACCTGGCTTGCCGCGAATAGTGAGTACAAGATGGAGGAACGATGACCCAGGGTCAGCATTATGCACCGTCAAACTACACGGAGAAGCGCAAGGGAAAGTCGCGCAAGCGCGGACTCATCATCGGCCTGATCGTAGTCATTGTCCTCGCTATCAT
This window of the Coriobacteriaceae bacterium genome carries:
- a CDS encoding replication-associated recombination protein A, whose amino-acid sequence is MDTLFSEVDGQTRFAAAPLAVRMRPRTLNEIVGQEDAVGKDTWLRRAIANDTLSSVILFGPAGTGKTSIAHVIANSTNAAFVEVSAVSGTVADLRREIKAAEERLLAFKRRTILFIDEIHRFSRSQQDALLHAVEDRIVILVGATTENPFFEVNSALISRSRIVELKPIGNHGIKMLVKRALEDERGLADEYEITDDALNAIVITAGGDARTALTTLEIAAAVTEPGEKIDVEQVREASPRRQLPYDKDGDTHYDVISAFIKSMRGSDPDATVYWLARMIEGGEDPRFIARRIFILASEDVGLADPRAITIAAAAFKSAESIGYPECRINLAEAAIYMALAPKSNAAYLAIDAALKEVREGPLRSVPPHLRDRHRPGSENYGTYLYPHDYPNAQVEQQYLPDGLERGCFYKPTSIGWEKLRFPNEG
- a CDS encoding DUF948 domain-containing protein, whose translation is MGDFLSQAWPFAAAVLVILGIVALVFLIIILYRASVTMKSVQNIAADAEKEVAPALTKVNPMVDKAELMLDTVNLEMLRVDAILEDVEQITDVAGKAATTVDAVTSAPAEAVTSIVDRIRGSLGTKRSNKVKQERLVYPIGGARETDEQPAQDAQSQTSPADDEAMKAAAQQAADTAAEGVVVEEVDIVIEANGQAVPHAPAQEEHDEAAATSTKTA
- the alaS gene encoding alanine--tRNA ligase, translated to MASKPITSAEIREAYLNFFEEKGCQRWPSSSLIPDDPSLLLTVAGMVQFKPYFLQQKHLDPRYVGTTTAQKCVRTNDIDIIGTDGRHLSFFEMLGNFSFGAYFKKEMCAWAYEFSVDVLGLDPDRIYVTIYEEDEETADIWQEVGVPADHISRLGADDNFWVAGPTGPCGPCSELYYDQGEDVGCGSPDCKPGCDCDRFLEYWNLVFTQFDRQEDGTMIPLEKKNIDTGLGLERMAAIMQGVSSNFDTDILHGLIEVGERLSGRHYGDDELTDLSLRIMADHSRAIVFMIGDGILPSNEGRGYVLRRLLRRAVRHGRLIGIEGPFLKSFLDAICTEMGAVYPEIIENKALIEKVLLSEEERFNRTIDTGMHYLEETIEDMDEGDVLDGVAAFTLHDTYGFPVELTAEICLEHGISVDMEGFEREMTAQRERARAARNDEAWNGFGDIFTHILDVHGPSEFVGYKDDECDARIVDIIVDGSIVDEANEGDEVAIVLDKTPFYGEMGGQVGDTGTITSELGTIVIDDTKRPEEGLPVHYGTVTSGSMHKDDVVHAAIDKRRRALIARNHTATHILQRALTEVLGEHVKQAGSLVAPDRLRFDFTHFEPMTHEQILEVERICNNIIMSDLPVYAYETSLTAAREAGVLALFGEKYGEFVRVIETGTFSKELCGGTHVGNTSEIGLFKITQETSIGANTRRLEAVTSIKAYEYMSRMEEELRETARFLKVPPLDVSERVAKMQTQLDELEGMRKRRMKAAAEGSVTDFVKAAAQVDGYKLIVADLGESVVQGMREMWDIVKQRAGGEPFAVVLFARNPEGGNPLMLAAGTQDAVDAGFNAKDVIANVAPLIGGGGGGKPAMAQAGGKNAEGIPAAIEKAKELFGI
- the ruvX gene encoding Holliday junction resolvase RuvX, which gives rise to MRVLGLDIGEKRIGVAVADTTTGLAMPLRVMNAQEVIDNAQPWRMLVQDNEPDLLVCGLPKTMRGATGQQATRIRELAERIAQSCGVPLEFADERLSSAEAKRVLCAQGLSEREMRGKIDSVAASLFLETWLAANSEYKMEER